GTAAATAGTGCATGACTCGAAATGTGACAGCCCTGTGTCAGCGCCAAAATTCACACTAACACATTGAAAGCTTAGCGCGTAAGTGAACGCGAAACGTAATGGTGTGCGTGTAATAATTGCTTCAGGGTTGTCaccttattatttaatttggaCATTGTAATACATTACATATGCGTGACCGcattgtcattttattgacctgtgtaTCTTTGTATCTGTTCAAAGTAATGTTCAAGGTCAAATTAATTTAGATACGAACTAGTTAAATGAAGTGGTTTatcaatttttaattttgtaccGTCAAAAGTTTAGgaaactataggtaggtaggtgcctatatttattttataatttctttATTACTATGAAATAATACTTTAGGGGTGGCAAAGTAATCTTACCTCTTTTACTTCGTCATCATTAGCCGTCCATCCGTGGTATCCAAACTTCGCTTTAGGCACCGGCCGCGCCGGCTTCTGCAAGAACTTGGTCCACTTTCTTTCTTCCTTCTTCTTCTCTTCTTGAGTCTTAACAAATTCCTCGTTCAAAGCTTTGAGGACTTCAGAATCCTTTAGGGATTCCACTATAGGTTTGATCTTCTTGAAATCGACGCTGGAATCATCATTGTCTCGATGCATATGCGATTTTAAGACTCGTGTCAGCCTGTTTCGCCATTTTGTGTCGTCATGTGTGTCGTGGAAGAAAaggtttgttttagttttttgtttctttttgtgAATTCAGCTAGTGATTGGCTAGATATCGTTAAGCAGAAGCAATGTATGCgtgaaaataaatatgatttaggtacttacaattgGAATGTTTCCTGAACTGAACGGACGATGTGACACTAATTAAATACACTAGCGTAAATAATGTACTAAGCTAAGAAATGTATTTAAGTGAACATTTGGTGAacaaacatatattatagtgTCGTGAGTGTAATTATGAtgaaaatgtaaatataatgggtgttgtaggtatgtaattgaaatgatttttgatATGGCTGGCAATGGACGAAATGCAGTCTGATAcgcatttacaaaatatatagaAGCTAAGAATTATCATTTATAAATTATCCTTTCGCTCCTCCTTTTTAtatgaaatgaaaagtagagttttTATCTCGTGTAAAAGGCACCAATTCTGACTCGAACTCTTTATTGGCTCTGAACTAAATATGTGGTCAGAAATGGATGCCTTTTAATCCCTTAGTTAACAATCTACGATTGAGGCTACAATGATGGCTGAAGTAGATGAAAAAGTCCTGCTTTCGATCAAAAATATCAGAGGTAATGCTAATGAATTATCCTACTTTCTACCTTCAAAATAACTGAATAACGCCATTCAATAATTAATGGAACTAATTATCATCTCTAAAAAGAAGAAATTATTCACCCCATAACGTGCGCCTCCCGAAGCATCTCTGATTCTCCAGATATTATTGCTGCGATCTTCTCTTCTGTCATACCAGGTTTGCCTAGATCTTCTGcaatataaaaattaactttTCGTAGAAAAAGTAGAATATTCGTTGGACAAAATAGACTTTCTCTATATTTCTTGACCTCATTGTCCCATCCAtggaaatatagtttttttttacaaaaacgtCCTAACTTCATTAAACTAACTGATTATTCCCTACTATCATGTATGAAGACATACGTTGAAGTTTTTTACTTACTGGCTATATCCTCATCCACTACTGCTTCTTCCAAACCGTCTACAATACCCTGATGTGTACCCATGATCTCGCCATTCTCTGCTACAAATGCCTTGCCAGGGTCTACCGTTGGAACCGGCTCCTAAAAAAGattggcaaaaaaaaattcataaaattgtaagaataaaaaatataacttttataaCAACTCGTTTTCTTACCGGTATTGTAATTTCAACTCTCTCTAAATGAGGTGCATCATCGGGGTTGAAGGGCACGGGTCTATATCCCTCTACGCAAACGCTTTCTATTGATTCTCCCATTTTATTTTCACTAACTTCAGCTACCGAATTTGCCACGTTATTTTCAACGGTCACAGTTACATTTACCGGCATCCCATTAAGTTGAACCCTATTTAGTGAATCTTCAGCAGAATTTGCTCTGTCTTCTACAATTTTGTTTATGGTTTCTGTGTTCTTCACAATTTGTTTCTCTATATTTACTTCGTCAAGTTTATCTTTGTATACTTTAGTGTTTATAACTTTGGCGTAACCGTTGTAAACAAGAGGGTTATCCACGTTGGTTTCCAATCCTACTTCTTCCTTGTACTCTTCAATAGATTTGATCGTTTGATCGATGGCCGATGCTAGTAGTGATGACTTTCTTTCGATTTCTTTTATCTCCTCctaatttcacaaaaaaaacatattagttTATGTAGGTAAATTTGATTTTATCTATTAAAGAATTATGAATAAGTAGTTCATGATGAAAATATTgcaatgcaaaataataaaacacataAAATGTGAAAGTACACAAAGCAACGCTTTGGTAGAGCTTTGCATACGCTTACCTTGAAAAATGTGTATTTTGTAttacccccttttaaccctggtTTAGTAAACTTTGGCGGAGACGATTTATCCTCTGGCGGGGTTGGAAGCGGAGTTTCATACACTACTTCCTCAATAATTTCAGTATCTATATGAGGGACCAAATTCTTTTTAACAATATGAGGATCCTCGTCCTGGGGGCTTGGAGATCTTGGGACAGGTGGACCAGTCAGCTTGGGGAGAGGCATTTGGAGTCGGAAGACGTACTCATCTGTGAGTGGAGTGGGAGGGACAGTAGATGGAGTAGGGGTACTAATAGTGCTCTTGACTGAAGATTGTGAGTCAGATTTCTTAATCTTTGAATCCAGATCTAAAGTAAGCTGTTTTTTAGCATCTTCAGTAGACCGGGCAATGAAGGTAGTTTCTTGGACAACGCTGGAAGTTAAAGAAGAGTCTTCGGTAGATCTTGCAGTAAATGAAGATTCTTGGACGTATTCTGCATTTTGTATAGAACTTTCAGAAATGAAAGATTGGTATTGGTTCTCTGATTCAGCAATATGAACAGACTTTTTAATACAAACTTCAATTTCTTGGTCAATTTCAACGTTTTCCTCTAATTCAGTTATTTCTTCTTTCGTAACTTTTAACTGAGCGTATTCGTCTTTTGCTTCAAGGCTCTTTTCACTGATTTCAGTAGTTCCTTGAATGACAGCTATTTCTTCAGTAACTTTGGTATCCTCCATTTTCACATCCTGTGCCACCTCAGCCACCTCTTCTTTTATTGAAAAAACTTGTAATTTTTTGATATCTTCTTTTGTTATAGATACACTTTCTTTTACTTCCTGAACTGCAATAGCTTCTTCCTTCACTGAAACAATTTCTTCTTTTGATACTTTAACGTCTTCTTCAATTAAAGATATACTTTCTTTTACATCCTGAACTATTTCCTCTTTAATCTCCTCAATTTTTATGGATTCTTCCTTAGCTTTAACAGAAATGTCCTCCAATACCTGTACTTCATTAATATCGTGTGATTCCGTGATTTCTATTGATTCTTCTTTGACAACGTTTAGTTCATCAATATATTCAGTAGTCTCAATTTCCtgtatattcattttattttttatttcgacACTAATAGCCTTTTCGACAATATCCTCATGTAATTCCACGATTGGCTGTATTGTTTCTACTTTTTCAATAACAGCGGCTTTATTGCTCTCAATTTGTATAGAAGATTTCTGGACATCAGTTTCTTgaatgatgttttttttttcttggacAATAACATCCTCAGTTTTGGCGCTGGAAATTTCATGGGATTCGACAACAGCTTCTGCTTCTTGTTTAATTTGAGATTGCGATTCTATAGCAACGCTTTCTGTAACCATTGCTTCGTTAGCTTCTAATGCTATATTTGTTTCTTTGATACTTTCCACTGAGGTGGTttcagatatttctgctgtTTCATCCAAAATAGAATTTTTATTAGTGTAAACATGAGCTTCACAAATAGATATGTATGTGCTTTTACCATCCTTACTACTTACTCCACTGGCTTCGTGTTTGGTTTCTCTTTTAATGTCCATACTTTCATGTTTTGTTTCTGTTTTTATCTCCCTTGACTCTAGAACACTACTGGTAGTTCTAACTTCAGTAATCTCTTGGGATGTTTTATCAACTCTGGAAAGCGCATCTTTCACTACTTCTTCGTCTACTTTGCTTCTACTTCTAGACCTCCTTTCTCGTTGCATTGTGATCTCTTCCTCTAAACCAGCTTTAGTCTGGAATTCAGTTATAACTCCATCCATTTTAGTTATCAATTCCCCCGACTTTTTATCACTCAACTGTGCCATTTCAGCACCTGATAAAATGTTCTTTTCCCTTTTTTCACTTTCTTGTTGAATCTTTTCAACGTAATCCGTATATTCATGCTGCTTTACTTCCCTCACGTGGTCTTGTTTAATTACGTCAGCCACTTTTTCAACTTTGTCTTTTTTTTCTCTAATTTGAAAATCTTCGGTTTCCAACCTTTCAGTTTTTTTACGATCTATTACAGAATCTTTCACAGTCGTTGTATCAGAAACTATGCCCCTTTCCACTCGAGTAACCTCAGTTACTTCTTTTTTAACTTCTGATTTTGTTTCTAAAGGCTTAGACAGTACAGGTTCGGCTAAAATAAACCTGGACAGAGCAACCATGACATCagttaaatgtatgaaaaaggtTTTTAGCAATAAATCATAGTGATAATTTGATTGCACTGTACCTCTTATATGAGGAATAGTTTGTAATCCAATGGTATAAGCTCTCTGTTCTGCAAGTAATTTAGCTGTACTATATTTAGCGTCTTTAGTTTTGCTTTCTTCTGATTTAAGTACGCTCTCAGTAGTTGTAGAGATTTTTTCTGTTTTAATTTCAGATGTTTGCTTTTGTTGAGCCGATTGTGCtgctttaatatctttttggtcatatattattttagatTGCTTTCTCTCTGTTTTTGTATCGTCCACAGATTTCACTTCGACGTTTTTATCATACATTTCAGATTTCCTTCGTACACTACCACTTTCTATACTCTCATCTGCGAACTTCTTCTCTACTTTACTATCGATCTTTTTCACATCATTGTCAAACATTTCTGACTTTCTTCTTACACTACCACTTTCTATAGTTTCATCTACAGATATCTTTTCAACTTTCGTATCTGCCATTTTAACATCTCtatcatacatttcggatttCCTTCGCACGCTACCACTTTCTATAGTTTCTTCTAACTCCTGTTTCCGAAATTCTTGACGTTCGTCAACGATAATTTGTTTGTCATCTTTCTCAAATTTGGCAATCTCTTTAGCAACACTAACATCACTTTTTTTAACAACAACATCATTAGTTTTCTTAACAGTTTCACTCATTTCACTTACCTCTTTTGTAGATTCTTTTCTAGCACTTGTCATGACCACAGTTTCCATATCAGATGAGCTAGTTTTAGATTCTGAGGTTATAGCACTTAGTTCAAGAtcaatttcttttttaatttcatcagCTACAGTTACAGCTTTCTCAATACTCTCATCAACAATGCTTGTAGCAGTCATTTCTATCTTACCCATATCAATATCTATCTTCGTTTTTTCCATAAACTTGGCCTCCTCTTTTTGCTCTTTGACCAATCTTTCTTCTACCGAAGTAATTTTCAATTCCTTAGTCACTATCTCTTCAGTTACTATCTTCTCCTCTACGGTCTTAGTGACTGTCGTTATTTCTTTAGTTTTCTTAATCTTAGTTCCATCAGGATCATACTGTTTCGAAATTGGAAGTTTATATCTACTTTTCTCACTAAGGATCCCCGCGAATTCATCAACGTTGGGAAGATCAACAGGCGGATCAAGGCCATCATCAAAGGTACCAAATTCATCATGATAATTAGGATTAAGTATAATAGGTTTCTCTAAAGGGGGGATTGGGGAAGGTTCAGTGGAGAAAGGTCTGTAAGGTTTGGTGTTCAGGAAGTAAGGGGATTCAGTTAAGGACCTCTGATCGTAGGGATCACAGCGACCCTCGCTAAGAGACCTCCGGTCGAGGTTACCCCGGGACCCAGTGCGGGACCGGCTTGGGTCTTTGGAGTCGAGGGGGGTGTCGCCGAATTGCTGTATTTGGAATACCTCAGTCGGATGAGAGGGCTGGTCGAAATCGTCCTGGTCTAGCGGGTCGTCGATCGGGTCGTAGTCGTCGAGCGTCAGGTCGTAGAGACCGCTGGAACAACAGAATA
Above is a window of Cydia amplana chromosome 26, ilCydAmpl1.1, whole genome shotgun sequence DNA encoding:
- the LOC134660227 gene encoding uncharacterized protein LOC134660227 isoform X11, whose translation is MEDTKVTEEIAVIQGTTEISEKSLEAKDEYAQLKVTKEEITELEENVEIDQEIEVCIKKSVHIAESENQYQSFISESSIQNAEYVQESSFTARSTEDSSLTSSVVQETTFIARSTEDAKKQLTLDLDSKIKKSDSQSSVKSTISTPTPSTVPPTPLTDEYVFRLQMPLPKLTGPPVPRSPSPQDEDPHIVKKNLVPHIDTEIIEEVVYETPLPTPPEDKSSPPKFTKPGLKGGNTKYTFFKEEIKEIERKSSLLASAIDQTIKSIEEYKEEVGLETNVDNPLVYNGYAKVINTKVYKDKLDEVNIEKQIVKNTETINKIVEDRANSAEDSLNRVQLNGMPVNVTVTVENNVANSVAEVSENKMGESIESVCVEGYRPVPFNPDDAPHLERVEITIPEPVPTVDPGKAFVAENGEIMGTHQGIVDGLEEAVVDEDIAKDLGKPGMTEEKIAAIISGESEMLREAHVMGLTRVLKSHMHRDNDDSSVDFKKIKPIVESLKDSEVLKALNEEFVKTQEEKKKEERKWTKFLQKPARPVPKAKFGYHGWTANDDEVKESPYKVKIVKQPKPKVAPDYKPQDFNTGPLPWEERAVNEPPPPPVEAEPPILIPEEEPVFLEAIDNLSETAVPDLEETGIELPPEKPIDDPAPEAEPEALEETEVEEVKETKKEKPSPRVVEENSNSESEMENRIAEQLMKNVEGMVDPNAPLEQQLAQMRAQLAALAQLPGVIQQTLELVTRQLCQITQQEAQSHPKVTQEQMAIESSEMIEDSNETSETIIEDVTEEKDETQIEEVVENGIKEEVKETKTVVEVKQTKMEETKQTKIEEVKKVQLTRGVEEMEKMKREEQEILDEQRRIEKQKKELTNELLGQEYEEMLQETPHEIALRFINELLGSLLLDKEPKHMKQRPSLTSASDGPKTDGNEKVMAQPQRDQESSQNQRPSLTSSNGPKKEDKKIENWNKVWPWGDAQRGIRKYRESNCHLVDFHILRDTVIMALEQIIEGELHEVRKAADHDGPPQELGGVQADPRHGKGASEAGRVTDTRHR
- the LOC134660227 gene encoding uncharacterized protein LOC134660227 isoform X9, giving the protein MEDTKVTEEIAVIQGTTEISEKSLEAKDEYAQLKVTKEEITELEENVEIDQEIEVCIKKSVHIAESENQYQSFISESSIQNAEYVQESSFTARSTEDSSLTSSVVQETTFIARSTEDAKKQLTLDLDSKIKKSDSQSSVKSTISTPTPSTVPPTPLTDEYVFRLQMPLPKLTGPPVPRSPSPQDEDPHIVKKNLVPHIDTEIIEEVVYETPLPTPPEDKSSPPKFTKPGLKGGNTKYTFFKEEIKEIERKSSLLASAIDQTIKSIEEYKEEVGLETNVDNPLVYNGYAKVINTKVYKDKLDEVNIEKQIVKNTETINKIVEDRANSAEDSLNRVQLNGMPVNVTVTVENNVANSVAEVSENKMGESIESVCVEGYRPVPFNPDDAPHLERVEITIPEPVPTVDPGKAFVAENGEIMGTHQGIVDGLEEAVVDEDIAKDLGKPGMTEEKIAAIISGESEMLREAHVMGLTRVLKSHMHRDNDDSSVDFKKIKPIVESLKDSEVLKALNEEFVKTQEEKKKEERKWTKFLQKPARPVPKAKFGYHGWTANDDEVKESPYKVKIVKQPKPKVAPDYKPQDFNTGPLPWEERAVNEPPPPPVEAEPPILIPEEEPVFLEAIDNLSETAVPDLEETGIELPPEKPIDDPAPEAEPEALEETEVEEVKETKKEKPSPRVVEENSNSESEMENRIAEQLMKNVEGMVDPNAPLEQQLAQMRAQLAALAQLPGVIQQTLELVTRQLCQITQQEAQSHPKVTQEQMAIESSEMIEDSNETSETIIEDVTEEKDETQIEEVVENGIKEEVKETKTVVEVKQTKMEETKQTKIEEVKKVQLTRGVEEMEKMKREEQEILDEQRRIEKQKKELTNELLGQEYEEMLQETPHEIALRFINELLGSLLLDKEPKHMKQRPSLTSASDGPKTDGNEKVMAQPQRDQESSQNQRPSLTSSNGPKKEDKKELMADLQLDQEARQLKQRPTPRVGKPKPVFGPLTPSERPVVLPGGRKWRKPKDAYNDAFIAETLTAQAELIQGKALGSKTGTKCGRGATPRGVLGSIG